The Sinorhizobium fredii genome contains the following window.
TGAGACGCGCGCCGCTGTAGGCGGGTATCCCAATAAAAAGCGGAAGCCGCCATCGTGCAATGCGCCTGGAGCGACCGGTTCCGGAAGCGTTTGAGGGGAGGGATGTGTCATGCAGCTTGTCGCTGCGATTGTGACGATGATAGCCGGTGTCCTGGCCTGTGCGGTCTATTTCTGGGCCACCAATTTCATTCTCGATTGGATTTTCCCTTCGAAGGGGCTGTCAGGCGCTGCCGCCTCCCGCAATTTGCGGATCACTAACGCGATCCGGCCGTGGCTGTTCCTGGCGCCGGCCCTGTTCGCGCTGACGATCTATCTCATCTATCCGGTGGTCCAATCCGTTTGGTTGAGCTTCCACGACAGGGGCGGCCAGAATTTCGTCGGCGCGCGCAACTACAGCTGGATGATCAATGACGGTGAATTCCGCCAGTCGATCTTCAACAATTTCCTCTGGCTGCTAGTCGTGCCGGCGCTCTCGACCTTCTTCGGCCTGATCATCGCCGCGCTGACCGACCGCATCTGGTGGGGCAACATCGCCAAGACGCTGATCTTCATGCCGATGGCGATCTCCTTCGTCGGCGCCGCCGTCATCTGGAAATTCATCTACGACTACCGGGCTGCCGGCTCCGAGCAGATCGGGCTCCTGAACGCCATCGTCGTTGCTTTCGGCGGTGAGCCGCAGGCCTGGATCACGCTTCCATTCTGGAACAATTTCTTCCTGATGGTCATCCTCATCTGGATACAGACCGGTTTCGCCATGGTCATCCTCTCGGCGGCGCTGCGCGGCATTCCGGAGGAGACGATCGAGGCGGCGGTTATCGACGGCGCCAACGGCTGGCAGATCTTCTTCAAGATCATGGTGCCGCAGATCTGGGGGACGATCGCGGTCGTCTGGACCACCATCACCATCCTTGTCCTGAAGGTCTTCGACATCGTGCTCGCAATGACCAATGGTCAATGGCAGAGCCAGGTGCTTGCCAACCTAATGTTCGACTGGATGTTCCGCGGCGGCGGCGACTTCGGCCGCGGCGCGTCGATCGCGGTGGTCATCATGATCCTCGTCATTCCGATCATGATCTGGAACATCCGCAACGCGACCAAGGAATCGGGAGGTCACTGAGATGAACCCGTCGACGCGTTCTCCGCTCACCTGGGCCGTTCATCTTTCGGTCCTGCTCCTCGTCCTCCTCTGGACCATGCCGACTGCCGGCCTGCTGATCTCCTCTCTACGCGACAAGGACCAACTCGCCGTCTCCGGCTGGTGGACGGCGCTCGCCACCTCATCGCGCAACGCCGTGGCGCGTGCCCCTTCGGCCGACAACCAGGTCGAGCGGGACGGCAAGTTCGTGATCTCCGGAAATCTGCTTGAAGGTCAGGGTGGCGGCCAGATTTCCGCCTTCGGTTTTTCCAGCCGCGAGCCGGCGAAGTTCAAACCCGGCGAGACGGCAGAGCTC
Protein-coding sequences here:
- a CDS encoding carbohydrate ABC transporter permease yields the protein MQLVAAIVTMIAGVLACAVYFWATNFILDWIFPSKGLSGAAASRNLRITNAIRPWLFLAPALFALTIYLIYPVVQSVWLSFHDRGGQNFVGARNYSWMINDGEFRQSIFNNFLWLLVVPALSTFFGLIIAALTDRIWWGNIAKTLIFMPMAISFVGAAVIWKFIYDYRAAGSEQIGLLNAIVVAFGGEPQAWITLPFWNNFFLMVILIWIQTGFAMVILSAALRGIPEETIEAAVIDGANGWQIFFKIMVPQIWGTIAVVWTTITILVLKVFDIVLAMTNGQWQSQVLANLMFDWMFRGGGDFGRGASIAVVIMILVIPIMIWNIRNATKESGGH